The Lactuca sativa cultivar Salinas chromosome 2, Lsat_Salinas_v11, whole genome shotgun sequence genome includes the window AAGGGCATACATAATCCTCAGGGGTATTCAAGTAAAAGCACCCTCCTCCATCACCATATGGCCTTGTTTTCATTGGCTgcataaaaaaaaaagagagagagagaaatatacTTTTAGGGTGAATAAAAACAAAGGGTATTGTACTATTGTATAAACCATAAAGTTTTGCACTTAGGATCAATGTTTGTTTCaatataattaccaaaaaatcaGGATATTTTGCATCATCTAAATCAACAGATTTCTCGGATTGTTGCAGTGCAAAGACATATGTTGCTAGCCTCTTGAGAGTAAGTTCATTGACTTTTGCAACTGGAAGTGATTCTAACATTTTAGTGCTCTCCAAACCTTCTTCTTTTGCTATTATTACATCCTGCTACAATGGAGAATATTAATGTGAAACGACTAATGACATGATGAATCCAAATTTAGGACTACACTTACATGATAAGGTACCACATCCCCTTTAACATCTAAATCTCTGTATATATCTTCTTCCAGAGGGTATGTCACTGTCCTTTTCTCTTCCACTACAGACTCATCAAAGCTACATATGTCATCATCTGATCTTTGTGAATATTGATAGTCTTCCACTTCAGCAGTTACTGGCTTATTCATCTGCCCAAATACAGAATCATATAACTTTTTGCTGACCATAGACTGTGATGAAAATGGTGGGCTGTCCTCATGCTGAATCCCCTGAACAGAAACAGATGGAACATGGATGGAAGGAATTGAGGGAGCTTCAACAGCATCTGTGAGCCAATCTTTATAGTACAATGCAAATTGGTAAGTACCCGTATCCAAAATCTCATTATACACTTTCTTAAGTTGCTTTAGCTTCCTTGTATTCTGTGGGTCATCAGATAAAGATTCAACTTCTTGGTTATACCACTCTTCTAGATGGGATAAATGAGGGTGAAATACAGTTTCCCATAACTCAGGTACCAAAACGGATCGAGCTGCAGATGGTGAATCACAGAAAATCTGCAAAAGATGCTTAGCTGCTATCCGTTCTTTCTTTTGTAACTGATATACCACACTTAAGTACAAGTGGCCACAAGCTGAAAGAATGGAATTAGGAATTCCGGAGGTAATTCCATCCTTTAGATCATTTGCATTTAGACCTGTGATCACACTAAGCTGTAAAGAAGCTTTTTTGAGCTCTTTTGTAGTGGCGCGATTATCTGCAGCTTTTTCGACTGTTTCTATGGCTTGATCAAGATTCGATATAACTTTGCTTTCAGCCACTATTTCTTCTTCTAACTTAGAGAAATTAATGGCAGCAAAGCAGTTGTGGTACATTGATGTCCTGAAATCTTGATCTTTGAGAAAACTTTTAATGTAACCACTCAAAATAGATATCATTGCTTTGATTGCAATGTCATCAAGAGCTACTTCGGGTACAGATTCAATATCAACTGGTCTTCGAACCTTAGTGTCCTTGTTTTGTGTGCTTCTGTTTGATCTGGTAGATGATGAACCAGGTTGATTCGCATCTTTCTGATGATTAACATAGCCATTATCAACCTGAACATCCTTCCCTGAGATGTCCATGTTATCATACTTCTCTTCTTTCTTGCTCATTGGAGGGCTAAACACTCCATTTAGATAAATATCTTTGTACTTTCCTTTATCTGGTCTTCTGTCATTGACTTTCTGCTTGCCTTCTTTGACCTCAACTATCTCATCAAGAGAAAATGGTTGTGATGAATCGATACTGTATCGAGGAACATCACGTGTGTCTTGAGAACCTCTTCTAATATGTCTTTCCCTAGTTTCATTCCTTGAACCTCTATCTAGTTTTTCCCTTTTCAGAACATCTACTGATCTCCTACTCTTGAGTTTATCAGTTAGGGGAGATTCAACACGCATATCATATCTACGGGTATctgaatatgccctctctgtctTTCTCAAACGAGTTGAAGGACCACGAAGCGGGTGGGTTGGGATTGATGTTACGGGTCCTGAGGAAGCTCTAGTCATTCTCTTTGAGCTACTGCTTTTGAAACCCTCCTCTGTAAGAAGATCCTCCAGTGACATTGCCATTTaaaaaggttgaagctttttgGTATGAAATCCTGTGTTAACCAAGAAGACCCGTGTCATTAAATCAAATGACAAAATCCACTAATATACATCTCAATTCATGTATGCAATTCAACTCAGGCAGGACTTGTGTATATGATAGACAAACATAATATGGTATAAAAGCTTGAGGAACTACAAAATATTCAAAGGGCTCCTAGATAACAGGTTATACAATCCATTTTCGTGACCATGTTGCAACAAAATATCCAGTGAAAGGTTGTATAATTTGTATTAAAATACTCGTGATCTCTTACAGATGTGCTAGTATCAAAATTAGGTGTAAAACTACTAAAACTAATCGAAACAAATGGGGCCCTATAAACTTTAAAACCATTTTAGTCGTTTATGCAATTTCTCAAACACATGATGTGCACTTTATAACTCGTAAAAAAATTGAATATTCGTACCCTTAACTTTTATCTTCTCGGTATATACTGGAAACGCACGTACCACATGAACATAAAATGGTTTCCAGCAGAGCACTTCCGATGATCGGAGAGGAAACTGCAAAATTGAGAAAAGGGTAACAAGAAAAAATGTAATATTGGCGAAAATTTTGAAGAAACGAGTGAGTGAAGGCCATTGGCTATCAGATATAAGAAACGGTGGCATGATTAAGACGAATGGAGATGCAGACAGGGAGGCAACAGAGAGTGAGACAAATGGAAGACGACAGAGCAAGATTGATGAAAGTATTAACAATGAGGTTATGTTGCCGGCCgaatcaatggcatgtttgaagtTTTCCTATATTTTGATCGAGAAAGCCGACCTCATCTCTGTCGTTGTCGCATTGTTCTTCCAGTATGACCAGTTCGGCAGTTGAATTAAGCGGACTGAATTCACTTTATATGTAacctcctttttttttttttttttttttttttttttttttttttttagttaataactttttttttattttttaattattatttatttttttatcttttattattattgttatatatatatatatatatattaaggaaaTGAATCTTAGGAACAGTAAAGTTCCTAAGATGTTGGCGGAAGTGGCCCTTTTTTATGGGTTTTGTTCCAATTTCGACTTCCTGGGCATTTTACGGACTTATGAACATTCTTTAGACACGCGTTTATCATCGTTGCATTTGTGTCAGTGTATCACTGTCTCCCGATGCTTCTCAGTTTTCTCCCACCGCCttatctctttctttctttctttctttctgggTTTCGTTCCAATAATATCTCTTTCTTTCTCTTGCTTTCTGGATGGTTCCGTCTGTCTTCCATGTTCGATGACACAGTCCAACACCGCCATCTCCACCGTCTTTATCAAGCACCACCAGCCACTCCTTAATTTTTACAGTCCTTCTACTATTCATCGTTTGCTCTTTAACCCACCATTTTCTTCATTTGATGGGTTCCGACTTTGATGGTTCCTTACTGATATTGAGGCGATGatgagttttatttttgaaaagatTTTACGTTATCGAGTATCGGGTGAAACTGAGGGTTGTTTTTTGGCAGGGCAACTCGGAAGGCATTCCAGTCGGATATTGCAACCGGTGTTTGCAGTCATCCCGATGCTTCACCCCTTTTTCCTGAACATCGCCCGGTTGAAATTCAGGCTCGTGTTCTTGATTTAGGGTTACTGCATTAGTACATGAGTACATGTTGTGTTGTCAAAGTTCTCCCTTTTGTTTCAATTGTTTCCTCCCTGTCTTACTATTGCTTCGGACGGAGGGATTCAAGGGTTTTTAGGGGGTTGCTTGGCTTGCAATTTTGGGTTGGCTGACTTGCCGGTTAAAATACCGGTACCAGAATCTCCTTCTAAATAAACATCAAAAAACATCTCTTCCGTCAGCATGCCCTCCAATTTTGAAACTTCCCTAATCTCATTTATTTTCTTCAGGTATGCTTAATGAGTTAATGGAATCACAACTTGAAATTATGAGATGCATAAGGTTATGCTTCCAGTTTGGT containing:
- the LOC111899825 gene encoding putative E3 ubiquitin-protein ligase LIN isoform X1, with product MAMSLEDLLTEEGFKSSSSKRMTRASSGPVTSIPTHPLRGPSTRLRKTERAYSDTRRYDMRVESPLTDKLKSRRSVDVLKREKLDRGSRNETRERHIRRGSQDTRDVPRYSIDSSQPFSLDEIVEVKEGKQKVNDRRPDKGKYKDIYLNGVFSPPMSKKEEKYDNMDISGKDVQVDNGYVNHQKDANQPGSSSTRSNRSTQNKDTKVRRPVDIESVPEVALDDIAIKAMISILSGYIKSFLKDQDFRTSMYHNCFAAINFSKLEEEIVAESKVISNLDQAIETVEKAADNRATTKELKKASLQLSVITGLNANDLKDGITSGIPNSILSACGHLYLSVVYQLQKKERIAAKHLLQIFCDSPSAARSVLVPELWETVFHPHLSHLEEWYNQEVESLSDDPQNTRKLKQLKKVYNEILDTGTYQFALYYKDWLTDAVEAPSIPSIHVPSVSVQGIQHEDSPPFSSQSMVSKKLYDSVFGQMNKPVTAEVEDYQYSQRSDDDICSFDESVVEEKRTVTYPLEEDIYRDLDVKGDVVPYHQDVIIAKEEGLESTKMLESLPVAKVNELTLKRLATYVFALQQSEKSVDLDDAKYPDFLPMKTRPYGDGGGCFYLNTPEDYVCPLTGLLFEDPVTIETGQTYEREAIVQWFNKGNTTCPVTGKTLECHFVPFTNSILKRMIDGWKSKHSREILASASQPTGSHGEQKYKAEATVFILEQLLTDFGTEENTANAKQLLALGGLQFLIQRFEYGNLDEKTRVAALLSHCIKVDPSCRNHVARHIEKQCLLELLHCKGVKSRANAVFLLFDLICLNRRKDVQFFLNGLHKEGIVSSMHILLLFLQSCSPEQKPLVAVLLLHMDLMVDQQQKYSIYREEAVDTISSAMDASLSNEKVQEACCKALLILGGRISFSGKVMTEDWILKKAGSDNKITIKDNVLMDTEDEEAVEDWLMKLSESLIGDGKKLFLESLSQGLSCGHREMMKVGLTTVVWLSCSLDSEAKLSAFSVLISKLKETLENSEWVEHKVLAAASLLNFSKIPDCMELLMAIGDEIAAPLRNLSEASLTAKQLYALISHSQSGI
- the LOC111899825 gene encoding putative E3 ubiquitin-protein ligase LIN isoform X2 — encoded protein: MAMSLEDLLTEEGFKSSSSKRMTRASSGPVTSIPTHPLRGPSTRLRKTERAYSDTRRYDMRVESPLTDKLKSRRSVDVLKREKLDRGSRNETRERHIRRGSQDTRDVPRYSIDSSQPFSLDEIVEVKEGKQKVNDRRPDKGKYKDIYLNGVFSPPMSKKEEKYDNMDISGKDVQVDNGYVNHQKDANQPGSSSTRSNRSTQNKDTKVRRPVDIESVPEVALDDIAIKAMISILSGYIKSFLKDQDFRTSMYHNCFAAINFSKLEEEIVAESKVISNLDQAIETVEKAADNRATTKELKKASLQLSVITGLNANDLKDGITSGIPNSILSACGHLYLSVVYQLQKKERIAAKHLLQIFCDSPSAARSVLVPELWETVFHPHLSHLEEWYNQEVESLSDDPQNTRKLKQLKKVYNEILDTGTYQFALYYKDWLTDAVEAPSIPSIHVPSVSVQGIQHEDSPPFSSQSMVSKKLYDSVFGQMNKPVTAEVEDYQYSQRSDDDICSFDESVVEEKRTVTYPLEEDIYRDLDVKGDVVPYHDVIIAKEEGLESTKMLESLPVAKVNELTLKRLATYVFALQQSEKSVDLDDAKYPDFLPMKTRPYGDGGGCFYLNTPEDYVCPLTGLLFEDPVTIETGQTYEREAIVQWFNKGNTTCPVTGKTLECHFVPFTNSILKRMIDGWKSKHSREILASASQPTGSHGEQKYKAEATVFILEQLLTDFGTEENTANAKQLLALGGLQFLIQRFEYGNLDEKTRVAALLSHCIKVDPSCRNHVARHIEKQCLLELLHCKGVKSRANAVFLLFDLICLNRRKDVQFFLNGLHKEGIVSSMHILLLFLQSCSPEQKPLVAVLLLHMDLMVDQQQKYSIYREEAVDTISSAMDASLSNEKVQEACCKALLILGGRISFSGKVMTEDWILKKAGSDNKITIKDNVLMDTEDEEAVEDWLMKLSESLIGDGKKLFLESLSQGLSCGHREMMKVGLTTVVWLSCSLDSEAKLSAFSVLISKLKETLENSEWVEHKVLAAASLLNFSKIPDCMELLMAIGDEIAAPLRNLSEASLTAKQLYALISHSQSGI